In Thermodesulfobacteriota bacterium, the genomic stretch TTTGTCATACCATGAGCTGTAGATCGCTATACCTGTGTAATTGGAAGCTGCCTTTCCTGCAACCTTAATGGTATCCTCAGTACATGTATACTGAGTGCCCAAAAAAGGGATGTCCTTTACACCCATCTTCATTGCAGATTTCATCATTACAATCGAATTATCAACCAGAAGATGCATTAGAATGAAGTCTGGGTTCCTTCTTTTAATATTCAGCGCCTGGGAAGTGGCATCCAATACCCCTGGGTTTACAATCTCAATACTGACAATATCTATGCCGTATTCGTCTTTGTATTTCTCTGCTGCCTTAAAACCGAGCTTGCCATGCTCGGTATCATTATACACAAAGGCTATTCTGGGATTTTTCTTCTTCAGATCCCTCACTATATACTGAAATATAAGTTGAATTTGATCCTCATAGGTTGGTCCACTGGCAAACATATAACGCTTAGGTGGTATCACCACCCTATCGGATGAAGGGGGAAGAACACAGGGTATCTTGTCTTTGAGGATAGCTGAAGTTAGCGCAAATATACCATGACTGGATGCCGGACCTAGTAGGGCAAGTACCTGATCCTTTAATAAGAGCTTCTTATATGCAGATATAGTCGCAGGGATCGAATATCTGTCATCTTCAATAATTAAGCTGATCTTCCTTCCATTGATTCCGCCCTTTTCGTTTACCCATTGA encodes the following:
- a CDS encoding ABC transporter substrate-binding protein → MKKVRIVLLMVAVSVFLICDYGFSKEVRGVTDSEIRIGVIYDQTGPATPVTVPASKAFKNYFQWVNEKGGINGRKISLIIEDDRYSIPATISAYKKLLLKDQVLALLGPASSHGIFALTSAILKDKIPCVLPPSSDRVVIPPKRYMFASGPTYEDQIQLIFQYIVRDLKKKNPRIAFVYNDTEHGKLGFKAAEKYKDEYGIDIVSIEIVNPGVLDATSQALNIKRRNPDFILMHLLVDNSIVMMKSAMKMGVKDIPFLGTQYTCTEDTIKVAGKAASNYTGIAIYSSWYDKGSAMEEMRKVTLKYNPGTEKPYRPKAYTQGWGDATILAEGIKRAGKDIDGEALVTALESIKNFDMRGLCGHVTFGPNDHKGSRYVKMYKANVEEGLLTPISDWMKLEK